From the genome of Pogoniulus pusillus isolate bPogPus1 chromosome 12, bPogPus1.pri, whole genome shotgun sequence, one region includes:
- the FAM3B gene encoding protein FAM3B isoform X1: protein MSSHYKCFRIADRRDLANPASSEFVKWAGLLLASFTGLYMGYLFADLVPEQTIATSVVNLQEIGKKPVLRVPVPKRQKCDHWSPCSPGNYAYRILTGGGREKLAKICFEDELLISKEKGNAGRGINIAVVNYKTGKVTSANFFDMWEGDHSGEMMAFIKNAPEGSLLLMATHDDGNTRLKNDAKKLVEELGSKEIWNMKFRSSWAFIAAKGFKLPDDIQKEKINHSDRNRNRYSGWPAEIQIEGCIPRSLI from the exons ATGTCATCACACTACAAGTGCTTCAGGATTGCTGACAGAAGGGACCTTGCCAATCCAGCTTCCTCTG AGTTTGTGAAGTGGGCAGGGCTCCTATTGGCATCGTTTACTGGTTTGTACATGGGATACTTATTTGCTGATCTTGTACCCGAACAGACTATAGCAACATCTGTTGTTAATCTTCAAGAGATTGGAAAGAAACCAGTACTGAGGG TCCCAGTGCCAAAAAGGCAGAAGTGTGATCACTGGTCTCCCTGTTCACCTGGGAACTACGCATATCGGATTCTTACTGGTGGCGGCAGAGAAAAGCTGGCTAAAATTTGTTTTGAGGATGAGCT GCTCATAAGCAAAGAAAAGGGTAATGCTGGAAGAGGTATAAACATTGCTGTTGTGAATT ATAAAACAGGAAAAGTTACATCAGCAAACTTTTTTGACATGTGGGAAGGAG ACCACTCAGGAGAGATGATGGCTTTCATTAAAAATGCACCAGAAGGGTCCCTTCTTCTGATGGCAACTCATGATGATGGAAACACCCG GCTAAAGAATGATGCAAAAAAATTAGTGGAAGAGCTGGGAAGTAAAGAAATATGGAATATGAAGTTCAGGTCAAGCTGGGCTTTTATAGCTGCCAAAGGCTTCAAGCTGCCAGATGATATCCAGAAGGAAAAG ATAAACCACTCTGACAGGAACAGGAACAGATACAGTGGCTGGCCAGCTGAAATCCAAATAGAAGGCTGTATCCCAAGAAGCCTCATCTGA
- the FAM3B gene encoding protein FAM3B isoform X2 gives MWPSRQKFVKWAGLLLASFTGLYMGYLFADLVPEQTIATSVVNLQEIGKKPVLRVPVPKRQKCDHWSPCSPGNYAYRILTGGGREKLAKICFEDELLISKEKGNAGRGINIAVVNYKTGKVTSANFFDMWEGDHSGEMMAFIKNAPEGSLLLMATHDDGNTRLKNDAKKLVEELGSKEIWNMKFRSSWAFIAAKGFKLPDDIQKEKINHSDRNRNRYSGWPAEIQIEGCIPRSLI, from the exons ATGTGGCCGAGCCGGCAAA AGTTTGTGAAGTGGGCAGGGCTCCTATTGGCATCGTTTACTGGTTTGTACATGGGATACTTATTTGCTGATCTTGTACCCGAACAGACTATAGCAACATCTGTTGTTAATCTTCAAGAGATTGGAAAGAAACCAGTACTGAGGG TCCCAGTGCCAAAAAGGCAGAAGTGTGATCACTGGTCTCCCTGTTCACCTGGGAACTACGCATATCGGATTCTTACTGGTGGCGGCAGAGAAAAGCTGGCTAAAATTTGTTTTGAGGATGAGCT GCTCATAAGCAAAGAAAAGGGTAATGCTGGAAGAGGTATAAACATTGCTGTTGTGAATT ATAAAACAGGAAAAGTTACATCAGCAAACTTTTTTGACATGTGGGAAGGAG ACCACTCAGGAGAGATGATGGCTTTCATTAAAAATGCACCAGAAGGGTCCCTTCTTCTGATGGCAACTCATGATGATGGAAACACCCG GCTAAAGAATGATGCAAAAAAATTAGTGGAAGAGCTGGGAAGTAAAGAAATATGGAATATGAAGTTCAGGTCAAGCTGGGCTTTTATAGCTGCCAAAGGCTTCAAGCTGCCAGATGATATCCAGAAGGAAAAG ATAAACCACTCTGACAGGAACAGGAACAGATACAGTGGCTGGCCAGCTGAAATCCAAATAGAAGGCTGTATCCCAAGAAGCCTCATCTGA
- the FAM3B gene encoding protein FAM3B isoform X3 has product MWPSRQIPVPKRQKCDHWSPCSPGNYAYRILTGGGREKLAKICFEDELLISKEKGNAGRGINIAVVNYKTGKVTSANFFDMWEGDHSGEMMAFIKNAPEGSLLLMATHDDGNTRLKNDAKKLVEELGSKEIWNMKFRSSWAFIAAKGFKLPDDIQKEKINHSDRNRNRYSGWPAEIQIEGCIPRSLI; this is encoded by the exons ATGTGGCCGAGCCGGCAAA TCCCAGTGCCAAAAAGGCAGAAGTGTGATCACTGGTCTCCCTGTTCACCTGGGAACTACGCATATCGGATTCTTACTGGTGGCGGCAGAGAAAAGCTGGCTAAAATTTGTTTTGAGGATGAGCT GCTCATAAGCAAAGAAAAGGGTAATGCTGGAAGAGGTATAAACATTGCTGTTGTGAATT ATAAAACAGGAAAAGTTACATCAGCAAACTTTTTTGACATGTGGGAAGGAG ACCACTCAGGAGAGATGATGGCTTTCATTAAAAATGCACCAGAAGGGTCCCTTCTTCTGATGGCAACTCATGATGATGGAAACACCCG GCTAAAGAATGATGCAAAAAAATTAGTGGAAGAGCTGGGAAGTAAAGAAATATGGAATATGAAGTTCAGGTCAAGCTGGGCTTTTATAGCTGCCAAAGGCTTCAAGCTGCCAGATGATATCCAGAAGGAAAAG ATAAACCACTCTGACAGGAACAGGAACAGATACAGTGGCTGGCCAGCTGAAATCCAAATAGAAGGCTGTATCCCAAGAAGCCTCATCTGA